Proteins encoded by one window of Burkholderia plantarii:
- the hutC gene encoding histidine utilization repressor produces the protein MITNTVDDATQPAGARKPAPAYEQIKRYVIGHIASGTWKPGEMIPSETELVKEFGVARMTVSRALRELTAERVLTRVQGSGTFVAPRDVESTVLDIRNIADEIVARGHHHSAKVLLLESSLDPQACAALDLAAGPVFHSLIVHYEEGEPIQYEDRYVNPRVFPQYLEQDFTAETPNRYMVRLAPIQRADFRIYAQKPEAPIRRHLAMEIGEPCLMMWRRTWVGEAVATAVQLWHPASRFHLAGSM, from the coding sequence ATGATTACGAATACAGTGGACGATGCGACGCAGCCGGCGGGGGCGCGCAAGCCGGCTCCCGCCTATGAGCAGATCAAGCGCTACGTGATCGGCCACATCGCCAGCGGCACCTGGAAGCCCGGCGAGATGATTCCGTCCGAGACCGAGCTCGTGAAGGAGTTCGGCGTGGCGCGCATGACCGTTTCGCGCGCGCTGCGCGAACTGACCGCCGAACGCGTGCTCACGCGCGTGCAGGGCTCGGGCACCTTCGTCGCGCCGCGCGACGTCGAATCCACGGTGCTCGACATCCGCAACATCGCCGACGAGATCGTGGCGCGCGGGCACCATCACAGCGCGAAGGTGCTGCTGCTGGAATCGAGCCTCGATCCGCAGGCCTGCGCCGCGCTCGATCTGGCGGCCGGCCCGGTGTTCCATTCGCTGATCGTCCACTACGAGGAAGGCGAGCCGATCCAGTACGAGGATCGCTACGTGAACCCGCGAGTGTTTCCGCAGTACCTGGAGCAGGACTTCACGGCCGAGACGCCGAACCGCTACATGGTGCGGCTTGCGCCGATCCAGCGCGCCGATTTCCGCATCTATGCGCAGAAGCCCGAGGCGCCGATCCGGCGCCATCTGGCCATGGAAATCGGCGAGCCGTGCCTGATGATGTGGCGGCGCACCTGGGTGGGCGAGGCGGTGGCCACCGCCGTGCAGCTCTGGCATCCGGCCTCGCGCTTCCATCTGGCCGGCAGCATGTGA
- a CDS encoding YXWGXW repeat-containing protein: MEEKTKQDGQVVLRQTARRTLGALAIAAFAGLGLAACVVEPAQPVETVVVRTPPPPPRVEVVPAERSGYAWAAGHWRWVHGAYEWEPGHWEVVRVGHHWVPGHWAQRGPGWVWVEGRWAR, translated from the coding sequence ATGGAAGAAAAAACGAAACAAGACGGGCAGGTCGTGTTGCGCCAGACCGCGCGGCGCACGCTCGGCGCGCTCGCCATCGCGGCGTTCGCGGGCCTTGGCCTCGCCGCCTGCGTGGTCGAACCGGCGCAACCGGTCGAAACCGTCGTGGTACGCACCCCGCCCCCGCCGCCGCGCGTCGAGGTGGTGCCGGCCGAACGCAGCGGCTATGCATGGGCCGCGGGCCACTGGCGCTGGGTACACGGCGCCTACGAATGGGAGCCGGGCCATTGGGAAGTGGTGCGCGTCGGCCATCACTGGGTGCCGGGCCACTGGGCGCAGCGCGGCCCGGGCTGGGTCTGGGTGGAAGGACGCTGGGCGCGCTGA
- a CDS encoding HAL/PAL/TAL family ammonia-lyase: protein MAILRSDRPLDWRDIAAVAAGEPLHLSDTARANIAAARELVEQIVSRAIRAYGVNTGVGALCDVVVSPADQHDLSHNILMSHAVGVGAPLGREETRAIMAAAINNFAHGHSGVRVEVVERLAVLLEADCLPEVPALGSVGYLSHMAHIALVCVGAGHVQWRGERLAGADALARLGLAPLSLGAKEGLSLVNGTPCVTGLAALALRRAARLLDWADAVAAMSFENLGGQMAAFDAESLAFRVSPGLAEVGARMRAALDGSGLLAAALGRHTQDPLSMRTIPHVHGAARDVLAATAEVVNRELASTTDNPIVTGTPDTPRVYSQAHAVGASIALAMDSLAVAVAQVAAMAERRIDRLVNPLVSGLPAFLAHAGGTRSGFMIAQYTAASLVAQNRREAAPASLDGGVTSGLQEDHLCHATPAALKALVVIENSCRILGIELLAAAQAYDLQPVEASRAAYTEALHARIRGEVATYRDDRPLADDIAFAFRLIADGTPPPLPDPVKVRPVDGTLLADAAPPSAGGPMASANDVLPAAIGG from the coding sequence ATGGCCATCCTCCGTTCCGATCGCCCGCTCGACTGGCGCGACATCGCCGCCGTCGCCGCCGGGGAGCCGCTGCACCTTTCCGACACGGCGCGCGCGAACATCGCGGCCGCGCGCGAGCTGGTCGAGCAGATCGTCTCGCGCGCGATCCGCGCCTACGGCGTGAATACCGGCGTGGGCGCGCTCTGCGACGTGGTGGTGTCGCCGGCCGACCAGCACGATCTCTCGCACAACATCCTGATGAGCCACGCGGTGGGCGTGGGCGCGCCGCTCGGCCGCGAGGAGACCCGCGCGATCATGGCCGCCGCGATCAACAACTTCGCGCACGGCCATTCGGGCGTGCGCGTGGAAGTGGTGGAACGGCTCGCGGTGCTGCTCGAGGCCGACTGCCTGCCCGAAGTGCCGGCGCTCGGCTCGGTCGGCTACCTGAGCCACATGGCCCACATCGCATTGGTGTGCGTCGGCGCGGGCCACGTGCAATGGCGCGGCGAGCGGCTCGCGGGTGCCGACGCGCTCGCGCGGCTCGGGCTCGCGCCGCTCTCGCTCGGTGCCAAGGAAGGCTTGAGCCTCGTGAATGGCACGCCGTGCGTGACGGGCCTGGCCGCGCTCGCGCTGCGGCGCGCCGCGCGGCTGCTCGACTGGGCCGACGCGGTAGCGGCGATGAGCTTCGAGAATCTTGGCGGGCAGATGGCCGCGTTCGATGCGGAATCGCTCGCGTTCCGCGTCTCGCCGGGGCTCGCCGAGGTGGGGGCGCGCATGCGCGCGGCGCTCGACGGCAGCGGGCTGCTCGCGGCCGCGCTCGGCCGTCACACGCAGGATCCGCTCAGCATGCGCACCATCCCGCACGTCCACGGCGCCGCGCGCGACGTACTCGCGGCCACCGCCGAGGTGGTCAATCGCGAACTGGCCTCGACCACCGACAACCCGATCGTGACCGGCACGCCCGACACGCCGCGCGTCTATTCGCAGGCGCACGCGGTGGGCGCCTCGATCGCGCTGGCGATGGACAGCCTCGCGGTGGCGGTGGCGCAGGTCGCGGCGATGGCCGAGCGGCGCATCGACCGGCTCGTCAATCCGCTCGTGAGCGGGCTGCCCGCGTTCCTCGCGCATGCGGGCGGCACGCGCTCGGGCTTCATGATCGCGCAGTACACGGCGGCCTCGCTGGTCGCGCAGAACCGCCGCGAGGCGGCGCCCGCGAGCCTCGACGGCGGCGTGACCTCGGGGCTGCAGGAGGATCATCTGTGCCATGCCACGCCGGCCGCGCTGAAGGCGCTGGTGGTGATCGAAAATAGCTGCCGGATACTTGGGATAGAATTGCTCGCCGCCGCGCAGGCCTACGACCTGCAGCCGGTCGAGGCGTCGCGCGCGGCCTATACGGAGGCGCTGCATGCGCGCATTCGCGGCGAGGTCGCGACCTATCGCGACGACCGGCCGCTCGCCGACGACATCGCGTTCGCGTTCCGGCTGATCGCCGACGGCACGCCGCCGCCGCTGCCGGACCCGGTGAAGGTGCGGCCGGTGGACGGCACGCTGCTGGCGGACGCGGCGCCGCCCTCGGCGGGCGGCCCGATGGCGTCGGCCAACGACGTGCTGCCCGCGGCGATCGGCGGCTGA
- a CDS encoding ABC transporter ATP-binding protein, with translation MHSANPVALSARNIHKSFGDHHVLKGISLDAREGDVISILGASGSGKSTFLRCLNLLEIPDDGAVTLAGEELKMTRRRDGTLQPADRRQVDRVRSRLGMVFQNFNLWSHMTVLENVIEGPMRVLKRSRAEAVEEAEALLARVGLAERRAHYPAHLSGGQQQRVAIARALAMHPKVMLFDEPTSALDPELVGEVLRVMRSLAEEGRTMLVVTHEMGFARHVSNRVMFLHQGQVDSDGTPDEVFGEQKSERFRRFVSGHEDRNAS, from the coding sequence ATGCATTCCGCCAATCCCGTCGCGCTGTCCGCGCGGAACATCCACAAGTCGTTCGGCGATCACCACGTGCTGAAGGGGATCTCGCTCGACGCGCGCGAGGGCGACGTGATCTCGATCCTCGGCGCGAGCGGCTCGGGCAAGAGCACGTTCCTGCGCTGCCTGAACCTGCTCGAGATCCCCGACGACGGCGCCGTGACGCTGGCCGGCGAGGAACTGAAGATGACGCGCCGCCGCGACGGCACGCTGCAGCCGGCCGACCGGCGCCAGGTGGATCGCGTGCGCTCGCGGCTCGGCATGGTGTTCCAGAACTTCAACCTCTGGTCGCACATGACGGTGCTCGAGAACGTGATCGAGGGGCCGATGCGCGTGCTGAAGCGCAGCCGCGCCGAGGCGGTGGAGGAGGCCGAGGCGCTGCTCGCGCGGGTGGGCCTGGCCGAGCGGCGCGCCCACTATCCGGCGCATCTGTCGGGCGGCCAGCAGCAGCGCGTGGCGATCGCGCGCGCGCTCGCCATGCATCCGAAGGTGATGCTGTTCGACGAGCCGACCTCGGCGCTCGACCCGGAGCTGGTGGGCGAGGTGCTGCGCGTGATGCGCTCGCTCGCCGAGGAGGGCCGCACGATGCTGGTGGTCACGCACGAGATGGGCTTCGCGCGGCACGTCTCGAACCGCGTGATGTTCCTGCACCAGGGGCAGGTGGATTCGGACGGCACGCCCGACGAGGTGTTCGGCGAGCAGAAGTCCGAGCGGTTCCGCCGCTTCGTGTCGGGCCACGAGGACCGCAATGCCAGCTGA
- the hutU gene encoding urocanate hydratase, translated as MNHPNHIDPRLDPTRVIRAPRGAEKTCKTWLAEAAYRMLQNNLDAEVAEHPHALVVYGGIGRAARDWACFDQILASLKDLEDNETLLIQSGKPVGVFRTHADAPRVLLANSNLVPHWANWDHFNELDRQGLMMYGQMTAGSWIYIGSQGIVQGTYETFFSVANQHFNGDPSGRWILTGGLGGMGGAQPLAATMAGFSMIAVECDESRIDFRLKTRYVDRKATSLDEALALLDEARRDGRPVSIGLLGNAADVFAEVVARGITPDCVTDQTSAHDPVNGYLPQGWSVAQWQQARKVDPQSIVTPAKQSMARQVQAMLTLQQRGAATLDYGNNIRQMALETGVQNAFDFPGFVPAYIRPLFCEGKGPFRWVALSGDPEDIYKTDAKVKELIPDDAHLHNWLDMARERIAFQGLPARICWVGVKDRYRLGQAFNEMVKNGELKAPVVIGRDHLDTGSVASPNRETEAMKDGSDAVSDWPLLNALLNTAGGATWVSLHHGGGVGMGFSQHAGVVIVADGSAAAHERLGRVLFNDPATGVMRHADAGYELAQQTAREVGLKLPMLGR; from the coding sequence ATGAACCATCCGAACCACATCGATCCGCGTCTCGATCCGACGCGCGTGATCCGCGCGCCGCGCGGCGCCGAGAAGACCTGCAAGACCTGGCTCGCCGAGGCGGCGTACCGGATGCTGCAGAACAACCTCGACGCCGAGGTGGCCGAGCATCCGCATGCGCTGGTGGTGTACGGCGGCATCGGCCGCGCCGCGCGCGACTGGGCGTGCTTCGACCAGATCCTCGCCTCGCTGAAGGACCTCGAGGACAACGAAACGCTGCTGATCCAGTCGGGCAAGCCGGTCGGCGTGTTCCGCACCCACGCCGACGCGCCGCGCGTGCTGCTGGCGAACTCGAACCTGGTGCCGCACTGGGCCAACTGGGACCACTTCAATGAACTCGACCGCCAGGGCCTGATGATGTACGGCCAGATGACGGCCGGCAGCTGGATCTACATCGGCAGCCAAGGCATCGTCCAGGGCACCTACGAGACGTTCTTCTCGGTGGCGAACCAGCACTTCAACGGCGATCCGTCGGGCCGCTGGATCCTGACCGGGGGCCTGGGCGGGATGGGCGGCGCGCAGCCGCTCGCGGCCACCATGGCCGGCTTCTCGATGATCGCGGTGGAATGCGACGAGTCGCGCATCGATTTCCGCCTGAAGACGCGCTACGTCGACAGGAAGGCGACCAGCCTCGACGAGGCGCTCGCGCTGCTCGACGAGGCCAGGCGCGACGGCCGGCCGGTGTCGATCGGCCTGCTCGGCAACGCGGCCGACGTGTTCGCCGAGGTGGTCGCGCGCGGCATCACGCCGGACTGCGTGACGGACCAGACCAGCGCGCACGATCCGGTGAACGGCTACCTGCCGCAGGGCTGGAGCGTGGCGCAGTGGCAGCAGGCGCGCAAGGTCGATCCGCAGAGCATCGTCACGCCGGCCAAGCAGTCGATGGCCAGGCAGGTGCAGGCGATGCTGACGCTGCAGCAGCGCGGCGCGGCCACGCTCGACTACGGCAACAACATCCGCCAGATGGCGCTGGAGACGGGCGTGCAGAACGCGTTCGACTTCCCGGGCTTCGTGCCGGCCTACATCCGGCCGCTGTTCTGCGAGGGCAAGGGGCCGTTCCGCTGGGTGGCGCTGTCGGGCGATCCGGAGGACATCTACAAGACCGACGCGAAGGTCAAGGAGCTGATCCCCGACGACGCGCACCTGCACAACTGGCTCGACATGGCGCGCGAGCGGATCGCGTTCCAGGGGCTGCCGGCGCGGATCTGCTGGGTGGGCGTGAAGGATCGCTACCGGCTGGGCCAGGCGTTCAACGAGATGGTGAAGAATGGCGAACTGAAGGCGCCGGTCGTGATCGGCCGCGACCACCTGGACACGGGCTCGGTGGCGAGCCCGAACCGCGAGACCGAAGCGATGAAGGACGGCTCGGACGCGGTCAGCGACTGGCCGCTGCTGAACGCGCTGCTGAACACGGCGGGCGGGGCGACCTGGGTGTCGCTGCACCATGGCGGCGGGGTGGGGATGGGCTTCTCGCAGCACGCGGGGGTGGTGATCGTGGCGGACGGCAGCGCGGCGGCGCACGAGCGGCTGGGGCGCGTGCTGTTCAACGATCCGGCCACGGGCGTGATGCGCCACGCCGATGCCGGTTATGAACTCGCGCAGCAGACCGCGCGCGAGGTCGGGCTCAAGCTGCCGATGCTGGGGCGTTGA